The Streptomyces camelliae genome window below encodes:
- the rpsM gene encoding 30S ribosomal protein S13, translating to MARVSGVDIPREKRVEVALTYVFGIGRTLSKETLAATGVDPNTRVRDLTEEQLVAIREYVDNNIKTEGDLRREIQADIRRKVEIGCYQGLRHRRGLPVRGQRTSTNARTRKGPRRAIAGKKKPGKK from the coding sequence ATGGCACGCGTTTCCGGTGTTGACATCCCGCGCGAAAAGCGCGTGGAGGTCGCCCTCACCTACGTGTTCGGCATCGGCCGGACCCTCTCGAAGGAGACGCTGGCTGCGACCGGCGTCGACCCGAACACCCGCGTTCGTGACCTGACCGAAGAGCAGCTGGTCGCGATCCGCGAGTACGTCGACAACAACATCAAGACCGAGGGTGACCTCCGTCGCGAGATCCAGGCCGACATCCGCCGCAAGGTCGAGATCGGCTGCTACCAGGGTCTCCGTCACCGTCGCGGTCTGCCCGTCCGCGGTCAGCGCACCAGCACCAACGCTCGCACCCGCAAGGGCCCGCGTCGCGCCATCGCCGGCAAGAAGAAGCCGGGCAAGAAGTAG
- the rpmJ gene encoding 50S ribosomal protein L36, with protein MKVKPSVKKICDKCRVIRRHGRVMVICENPRHKQRQG; from the coding sequence ATGAAGGTCAAGCCGAGCGTCAAGAAGATCTGCGACAAGTGCAGGGTGATCCGCCGTCACGGCCGGGTCATGGTCATCTGCGAGAACCCGCGCCACAAGCAGCGCCAGGGCTGA
- the infA gene encoding translation initiation factor IF-1, with the protein MAKKQGAIEIEGTVVESLPNAMFKVELQNGHQVLAHISGKMRMHYIRILPDDRVVVELSPYDLTRGRIVYRYK; encoded by the coding sequence GTGGCCAAGAAGCAAGGTGCCATCGAGATCGAGGGCACTGTCGTCGAGTCTCTGCCGAACGCCATGTTCAAGGTCGAGCTCCAGAACGGCCACCAGGTCCTGGCACACATCAGCGGCAAGATGCGTATGCACTACATCCGCATCCTCCCTGACGACCGGGTCGTGGTGGAGCTGTCTCCGTACGACCTGACGCGTGGCCGGATCGTCTACCGCTACAAGTAG
- the map gene encoding type I methionyl aminopeptidase, with the protein MVQIKTPEQIAKMRAAGLVVAAIHAATREAAVPGASTKDLDEVARKVLAEHGAKSNFLGYGGFPATICTSVNDVVVHGIPSDDVVLKDGDIISIDCGAIVDGWHGDAAYTAFVGSGHAPELIELSRVTEESMWAGIAAMKQGNRLVDVSRAIETYIRRQPKPGGGKYGIIEDYGGHGIGTEMHMDPHLLNYVDRRRGKGPKLVPGFCLAIEPMVSLGTPRTEVLSDDWTVITTDGTWSSHWEHSVALTEEGPLVLTAPDGGKAKLAEHGITAAPDPLA; encoded by the coding sequence ATGGTGCAGATCAAGACCCCCGAGCAGATCGCCAAGATGCGTGCGGCGGGCCTGGTCGTAGCCGCCATCCACGCGGCCACTCGGGAGGCCGCGGTGCCGGGCGCCTCCACCAAGGATCTGGACGAGGTCGCCCGTAAGGTCCTCGCCGAGCACGGCGCGAAGTCGAACTTCCTGGGCTACGGCGGCTTCCCCGCGACGATCTGCACCTCGGTCAACGACGTGGTCGTCCACGGCATCCCCTCCGACGACGTCGTCCTGAAGGATGGCGACATCATCTCCATCGACTGCGGCGCGATCGTCGACGGCTGGCACGGCGACGCGGCCTACACGGCCTTCGTGGGCTCCGGTCACGCTCCGGAGCTGATCGAGCTGTCCCGGGTGACGGAAGAGTCGATGTGGGCCGGCATCGCGGCCATGAAGCAGGGCAACCGCCTGGTCGACGTCTCCCGGGCGATCGAGACGTACATCCGCCGCCAGCCGAAGCCGGGCGGCGGCAAGTACGGGATCATCGAGGACTACGGCGGCCACGGCATCGGCACCGAGATGCACATGGACCCGCATCTGCTGAACTACGTCGACCGCCGCCGCGGCAAGGGTCCCAAGCTGGTCCCCGGCTTCTGCCTCGCGATCGAGCCGATGGTCTCCCTCGGCACCCCGCGCACGGAGGTCCTGTCGGACGACTGGACGGTCATCACGACGGACGGCACGTGGTCCTCCCACTGGGAGCACTCGGTCGCCCTGACGGAGGAAGGCCCGCTGGTGCTGACCGCTCCCGACGGAGGCAAGGCGAAGCTGGCGGAGCACGGCATCACGGCGGCACCGGACCCGCTGGCCTGA
- a CDS encoding adenylate kinase, which yields MRIVLVGPPGAGKGTQAVRLAEKLSIPHISTGDLFRANISQGTELGKLAQSYMDKGELVPDSVTIGMAKDRMEQPDAVKGFLLDGFPRNVEQAEALDELLQTEGITLDAVLDLEVSEDEVVKRIAGRRICRNDSSHVFHVTYSPPKKEGVCDVCGGELYQRDDDSEDTVRTRLEIYHTKTEPIIDYYKAQGLVVTISSLGPVGEITQRALEALKREKAEQ from the coding sequence ATGCGTATCGTCCTCGTCGGGCCGCCGGGTGCCGGTAAGGGAACGCAAGCCGTCCGTCTCGCCGAGAAGCTGTCCATCCCGCACATCTCCACCGGTGACCTCTTCCGGGCCAACATCAGCCAGGGAACGGAGCTGGGCAAGCTCGCGCAGTCCTACATGGACAAGGGCGAGCTGGTGCCGGACTCGGTCACCATCGGCATGGCCAAGGACCGCATGGAGCAGCCGGACGCCGTGAAGGGCTTCCTGCTGGACGGATTCCCGCGGAACGTGGAGCAGGCCGAGGCGCTCGACGAGCTCCTGCAGACCGAGGGCATCACGCTGGACGCCGTCCTGGACCTGGAGGTCTCAGAGGACGAGGTCGTCAAGCGGATCGCCGGCCGGCGCATCTGCCGCAACGACTCCTCGCACGTGTTCCACGTGACGTACAGCCCCCCGAAGAAGGAGGGCGTCTGCGACGTCTGCGGCGGTGAGCTGTACCAGCGCGACGACGACTCCGAGGACACCGTCCGCACGCGGCTGGAGATCTACCACACGAAGACCGAGCCGATCATCGACTACTACAAGGCGCAGGGCCTGGTCGTGACGATCTCCTCCCTGGGCCCCGTGGGCGAGATCACGCAGCGGGCCCTGGAGGCCCTGAAGCGCGAGAAGGCCGAGCAGTAG
- the secY gene encoding preprotein translocase subunit SecY, whose amino-acid sequence MLTAFARAFRTPDLRKKLLFTLAIIVVYRVGTHIPIPGVNYKAVQQCVSEAGANQGLFGLVNMFSGGALLQITVFALGIMPYITASIILQLLTVVIPRLEALKKEGQAGTAKITQYTRYLTVALAILQGTGLVATARSGALFNGCSVASSIVPDQAIFTTITMVICMTAGTCVVMWLGELITDRGIGNGMSILMFISIAATFPSALWAIKKQGTLAGGWIEFGTVILIGLVMVALVVFVEQAQRRIPVQYAKRMIGRRSYGGTSTYIPLKVNQAGVIPVIFASSLLYIPALVAQFAGGNSGWKSWIQQNLTKGDHPIYITLYFLLIVFFAFFYVAISFNPEEVADNMKKYGGFIPGIRAGRPTAEYLSYVLNRITWPGSLYLGLIALVPTMALVGFGASQNFPFGGTSILIIVGVGLETVKQIESQLQQRNYEGFLR is encoded by the coding sequence GTGCTCACCGCGTTCGCCCGGGCGTTCAGGACGCCCGACCTGCGCAAGAAGCTGCTCTTCACGCTGGCCATCATCGTGGTCTACCGCGTCGGTACCCACATCCCGATCCCCGGCGTCAACTACAAGGCCGTCCAGCAGTGTGTGAGCGAGGCGGGGGCCAATCAGGGCCTGTTCGGCCTCGTCAACATGTTCAGCGGCGGCGCGCTGCTCCAGATCACGGTCTTCGCGCTCGGCATCATGCCGTACATCACGGCCAGCATCATTCTTCAGCTGCTGACCGTGGTCATCCCGCGCCTGGAAGCCCTGAAGAAGGAGGGCCAGGCCGGCACGGCGAAGATCACGCAGTACACCCGGTACCTGACGGTGGCGCTCGCCATCCTGCAGGGCACCGGCCTGGTGGCCACCGCCCGCAGCGGCGCGCTCTTCAACGGCTGCTCGGTCGCGTCGAGCATCGTCCCCGACCAGGCGATCTTCACGACGATCACGATGGTGATCTGCATGACCGCCGGTACCTGTGTCGTGATGTGGCTCGGCGAGCTGATCACCGACCGCGGCATCGGCAACGGCATGTCGATCCTGATGTTCATCTCGATCGCCGCGACCTTCCCGTCCGCGCTGTGGGCGATCAAGAAGCAGGGCACCCTGGCCGGCGGCTGGATCGAGTTCGGCACGGTGATCCTGATCGGCCTGGTGATGGTCGCGCTCGTCGTCTTCGTCGAGCAGGCCCAGCGCCGCATCCCGGTGCAGTACGCGAAGCGCATGATCGGCCGTCGTTCCTACGGTGGTACGTCCACGTACATCCCGCTCAAGGTGAACCAGGCGGGTGTGATTCCCGTCATCTTCGCCTCCTCGCTGCTCTACATCCCGGCGCTCGTGGCGCAGTTCGCGGGGGGCAATTCGGGCTGGAAGTCGTGGATCCAGCAGAACCTCACCAAGGGTGACCACCCGATTTACATCACTCTGTACTTCTTGCTCATCGTTTTCTTCGCGTTCTTCTACGTCGCTATCTCCTTCAACCCCGAGGAAGTAGCCGACAACATGAAGAAGTATGGTGGCTTCATCCCGGGCATCCGGGCTGGCCGACCGACCGCTGAGTACCTCAGCTACGTGCTCAACCGGATCACCTGGCCGGGTTCGCTGTATCTGGGTCTGATCGCTCTCGTACCGACAATGGCGTTGGTGGGCTTCGGGGCAAGCCAGAACTTCCCGTTCGGTGGCACCAGCATCCTGATCATCGTGGGTGTCGGTCTTGAGACGGTGAAGCAGATCGAGAGCCAGCTCCAGCAGCGCAATTACGAAGGGTTCCTCCGCTGA
- the rplO gene encoding 50S ribosomal protein L15, giving the protein MAEQNPLKIHNLRPAPGAKTAKTRVGRGEASKGKTAGRGTKGTKARYQVPERFEGGQMPLHMRLPKLKGFKNPFKTEYQVVNLDKLAALYPEGGEVTVEGLVAKGAVRKNSLVKVLGQGEVSVALQVTVDAVSGSAKEKITAAGGTVTELV; this is encoded by the coding sequence ATGGCGGAGCAGAACCCGCTGAAGATCCACAACCTCCGTCCCGCCCCGGGCGCCAAGACCGCCAAGACCCGTGTGGGTCGTGGTGAGGCGTCGAAGGGTAAGACGGCCGGTCGTGGTACCAAGGGCACCAAGGCCCGCTACCAGGTTCCGGAGCGCTTCGAGGGTGGCCAGATGCCGCTGCACATGCGCCTCCCGAAGCTGAAGGGCTTCAAGAACCCGTTCAAGACCGAGTACCAGGTCGTGAACCTCGACAAGCTGGCCGCGCTGTACCCGGAGGGTGGCGAGGTCACCGTCGAGGGTCTCGTCGCCAAGGGTGCCGTTCGCAAGAACAGCCTCGTCAAGGTCCTCGGCCAGGGCGAGGTCTCCGTGGCGCTGCAGGTGACGGTCGACGCCGTCTCCGGCTCCGCCAAGGAGAAGATCACCGCCGCCGGCGGTACGGTCACCGAGCTGGTCTGA
- the rpmD gene encoding 50S ribosomal protein L30 — protein sequence MAQLKITQVKSYIGSKQNHRDTLRSLGLKGINTVVVKEDRPEFRGMVHTVRHLVTVEEVD from the coding sequence ATGGCGCAGCTCAAGATCACGCAGGTCAAGTCCTACATCGGCAGCAAGCAGAACCACCGTGACACTCTGCGGTCGCTTGGTCTCAAGGGGATCAACACCGTGGTCGTCAAGGAGGACCGCCCCGAGTTCCGCGGCATGGTGCACACCGTCCGCCACCTCGTGACGGTCGAGGAGGTCGACTGA
- the rpsE gene encoding 30S ribosomal protein S5 produces the protein MAGPQRRGGGAGGGERRDRKGRDGGAAAAEKTAYVERVVAINRVAKVVKGGRRFSFTALVVVGDGDGTVGVGYGKAKEVPAAIAKGVEEAKKHFFKVPRIQGTIPHPIQGEKAAGVVLLKPASPGTGVIAGGPVRAVLECAGIHDVLSKSLGSDNAINIVHATVEALKGLQRPEEIAARRGLPLEDVAPAALLRARAGAGA, from the coding sequence ATGGCTGGACCCCAGCGCCGCGGTGGCGGTGCCGGTGGCGGCGAGCGGCGGGACCGGAAGGGCCGTGACGGCGGCGCTGCTGCCGCCGAGAAGACCGCGTACGTTGAGCGCGTCGTCGCGATCAACCGCGTCGCCAAGGTTGTGAAGGGTGGTCGTCGCTTCAGCTTCACCGCGCTGGTCGTGGTGGGCGACGGTGACGGCACCGTGGGTGTCGGTTACGGCAAGGCCAAGGAGGTGCCGGCCGCCATCGCCAAGGGCGTTGAGGAGGCCAAGAAGCACTTCTTCAAGGTCCCCCGTATCCAGGGCACCATCCCGCACCCGATCCAGGGTGAGAAGGCTGCCGGCGTCGTGCTGCTCAAGCCCGCGTCGCCCGGTACCGGTGTTATCGCCGGTGGTCCGGTGCGTGCCGTGCTGGAGTGCGCCGGTATCCACGACGTGCTGTCGAAGTCGCTCGGCTCCGACAACGCCATCAACATCGTGCACGCGACCGTGGAGGCCCTGAAGGGTCTGCAGCGTCCCGAGGAGATCGCGGCCCGCCGTGGTCTGCCCCTGGAGGACGTCGCTCCCGCGGCTCTGCTGCGTGCGCGTGCCGGGGCGGGTGCGTAA
- the rplR gene encoding 50S ribosomal protein L18, which produces MAYGQKILKGDAYKRAAIKRRHIRIRKRIAGTAERPRLVVTRSNRHIVAQVIDDLKGHTLASASTLDASVRGGEGDKSAQAKQVGALVAERAKAAGVEAVVFDRGGNQYAGRIAALADAAREAGLKF; this is translated from the coding sequence ATGGCATACGGGCAGAAGATCCTCAAGGGCGACGCCTACAAGCGCGCCGCGATCAAGCGCCGTCACATCCGGATCCGCAAGCGGATCGCCGGTACGGCGGAGCGTCCCCGTCTGGTCGTGACCCGCTCCAACCGCCACATCGTGGCGCAGGTGATCGACGACCTCAAGGGCCACACCCTGGCCTCCGCGTCCACCCTGGACGCGTCGGTCCGCGGTGGCGAGGGCGACAAGTCCGCGCAGGCCAAGCAGGTCGGCGCCCTGGTCGCCGAGCGTGCCAAGGCCGCCGGTGTCGAGGCTGTCGTGTTCGACCGTGGTGGCAACCAGTACGCCGGGCGCATCGCCGCCCTGGCGGACGCCGCCCGCGAAGCCGGGCTCAAGTTCTGA
- the rplF gene encoding 50S ribosomal protein L6, whose protein sequence is MSRIGKLPIAVPAGVDVTIDGRTVSVKGPKGTLTHTVVAPIDIAKGEDGTLLVTRPNDERQSKALHGLSRTLVANMITGVTQGYVKKLEISGVGYRVTAKGSNLEFALGYSHPIVVEAPEGITFKVEAPTRFSVEGIDKQKVGEVAANIRKLRKPDPYKAKGVKYEGEVIRRKVGKAGK, encoded by the coding sequence ATGTCGCGCATCGGCAAGCTCCCCATCGCGGTTCCCGCCGGCGTGGACGTCACCATCGACGGCCGTACGGTTTCGGTCAAGGGCCCCAAGGGCACGCTGACCCACACCGTCGTGGCACCGATCGACATCGCTAAGGGCGAGGACGGCACCCTGCTGGTGACCCGCCCGAACGACGAGCGTCAGAGCAAGGCCCTGCACGGCCTCTCCCGCACGCTGGTGGCGAACATGATCACCGGCGTGACCCAGGGTTACGTGAAGAAGCTCGAAATCAGCGGTGTCGGTTACCGAGTGACCGCCAAGGGTTCGAACCTGGAGTTCGCTCTGGGCTACAGCCACCCGATCGTCGTCGAGGCCCCCGAGGGCATCACCTTCAAGGTGGAGGCCCCCACCCGGTTCTCGGTCGAGGGCATCGACAAGCAGAAGGTCGGCGAGGTTGCGGCCAACATCCGCAAGCTGCGCAAGCCCGACCCGTACAAGGCCAAGGGTGTCAAGTACGAGGGCGAAGTCATCCGCCGCAAGGTCGGAAAGGCGGGTAAGTAA
- the rpsH gene encoding 30S ribosomal protein S8 yields the protein MTMTDPIADMLTRLRNANSAYHDSVTMPASKIKSHIAEILQQEGFITGWRIEDAEVGKNLVLELKFGPNRERSIAGIKRISKPGLRVYAKSTNLPKVLGGLGVAIISTSHGLLTDKQAGKKGVGGEVLAYVW from the coding sequence ATGACCATGACTGATCCGATCGCAGACATGCTTACGCGTCTGCGGAACGCGAACTCGGCATACCACGACTCCGTGACCATGCCGGCATCGAAGATCAAGTCGCACATCGCGGAGATCCTCCAGCAGGAGGGCTTCATCACGGGCTGGCGGATCGAGGACGCCGAGGTCGGCAAGAACCTCGTCCTGGAGCTGAAGTTCGGCCCCAACCGTGAGCGCTCCATCGCGGGCATCAAGCGGATCTCCAAGCCCGGTCTCCGGGTGTACGCGAAGTCCACCAACCTGCCGAAGGTGCTCGGCGGCCTCGGCGTGGCGATCATCTCCACGTCGCACGGGCTCCTCACCGACAAGCAGGCCGGCAAGAAGGGCGTGGGTGGGGAAGTCCTCGCCTACGTCTGGTAG
- a CDS encoding type Z 30S ribosomal protein S14 has product MAKKALIAKAARKPKFGVRGYTRCQRCGRPHSVYRKFGLCRVCLREMAHRGELPGVTKSSW; this is encoded by the coding sequence ATGGCGAAGAAGGCTCTGATCGCTAAGGCTGCTCGCAAGCCCAAGTTCGGTGTGCGTGGCTACACCCGCTGCCAGCGCTGCGGCCGTCCGCACTCCGTGTACCGCAAGTTCGGCCTCTGCCGCGTGTGCCTCCGTGAGATGGCTCACCGTGGCGAGCTGCCGGGCGTGACCAAGAGCTCCTGGTAA
- the rplE gene encoding 50S ribosomal protein L5 — MATTTTPRLKQKYREEIAGKLRDEFKYENVMQIPGLVKIVVNMGVGDAARDSKLIEGAIRDLTTITGQKPAVTKARKSIAQFKLREGQPIGAHVTLRGDRMWEFLDRTLSLALPRIRDFRGLSPKQFDGRGNYTFGLTEQVMFHEIDQDKIDRTRGMDITVVTTATNDAEGRALLRHLGFPFKEA; from the coding sequence ATGGCTACCACCACCACTCCGCGTCTGAAGCAGAAGTACCGCGAGGAGATCGCGGGCAAGCTGCGTGACGAGTTCAAGTACGAGAACGTCATGCAGATCCCCGGCCTCGTCAAGATCGTGGTCAACATGGGTGTCGGCGACGCCGCCCGTGACTCGAAGCTGATCGAGGGCGCCATCCGCGACCTCACCACGATCACCGGTCAGAAGCCGGCCGTCACCAAGGCCCGCAAGTCCATCGCGCAGTTCAAGCTGCGTGAGGGCCAGCCGATCGGTGCCCACGTCACGCTCCGTGGCGACCGCATGTGGGAGTTCCTGGACCGCACCCTGTCGCTCGCGCTGCCGCGCATCCGCGACTTCCGCGGCCTGTCCCCCAAGCAGTTCGACGGCCGTGGCAACTACACCTTCGGTCTCACGGAGCAGGTCATGTTCCACGAGATCGACCAGGACAAGATCGACCGCACCCGGGGTATGGACATCACCGTGGTGACCACGGCGACCAACGACGCTGAGGGCCGTGCGCTCCTTCGTCACCTCGGCTTCCCCTTCAAGGAGGCGTGA
- the rplX gene encoding 50S ribosomal protein L24, whose translation MKIKKGDLVQVITGKDKGKQGKVIAAYPREERVLVEGVNRVKKHTKAGPTASGSQAGGIVTTEAPIHVSNVQLVVEKDGKKVVTRVGYRFDDEGNKIRVAKRTGEDI comes from the coding sequence ATGAAGATCAAGAAGGGCGACCTGGTCCAGGTCATCACCGGCAAGGACAAGGGCAAGCAGGGCAAGGTCATTGCCGCTTACCCGCGCGAGGAGCGTGTCCTGGTCGAGGGTGTCAACCGGGTCAAGAAGCACACCAAGGCCGGCCCGACCGCCAGCGGTTCCCAGGCCGGCGGCATCGTGACCACCGAGGCCCCGATCCACGTCTCCAACGTCCAGCTGGTCGTGGAGAAGGACGGCAAGAAGGTCGTCACGCGTGTCGGTTACCGCTTCGACGACGAGGGCAACAAGATCCGCGTTGCCAAGCGGACGGGTGAGGACATCTGA
- the rplN gene encoding 50S ribosomal protein L14, with protein sequence MIQQESRLRVADNTGAKEILCIRVLGGSGRRYAGIGDVIVATVKDAIPGGNVKKGDVVKAVIVRTVKERRRPDGSYIRFDENAAVILKNDGDPRGTRIFGPVGRELREKKFMKIISLAPEVL encoded by the coding sequence GTGATCCAGCAGGAGTCGCGACTGCGTGTCGCCGACAACACTGGTGCGAAGGAGATCCTTTGCATCCGTGTGCTCGGTGGCTCCGGTCGCCGCTACGCGGGCATCGGTGACGTCATCGTCGCCACCGTCAAGGACGCGATCCCCGGTGGCAACGTGAAGAAGGGTGACGTCGTCAAGGCGGTCATCGTTCGCACCGTCAAGGAGCGCCGCCGTCCGGACGGCTCGTACATCCGCTTCGACGAGAACGCCGCCGTCATTCTGAAGAACGACGGCGACCCTCGCGGCACCCGCATCTTCGGCCCGGTCGGCCGTGAGCTGCGCGAGAAGAAGTTCATGAAGATCATCTCGCTCGCGCCGGAGGTGCTGTAA
- the rpsQ gene encoding 30S ribosomal protein S17, with protein MSEKNVTENAEARGFRKTREGLVVSDKMDKTVVVAVEDRVKHALYGKVIRRTNKLKAHDEQNAAGVGDRVLLMETRPLSATKRWRVVEILEKAK; from the coding sequence ATGAGCGAGAAGAACGTGACTGAGAACGCAGAGGCGCGCGGTTTCCGCAAGACCCGTGAGGGTCTCGTCGTCAGCGACAAGATGGACAAGACCGTCGTCGTCGCTGTCGAGGACCGCGTCAAGCACGCGCTGTACGGCAAGGTCATCCGCCGTACGAACAAGCTCAAGGCGCACGACGAGCAGAACGCCGCGGGTGTCGGCGACCGCGTCCTCCTCATGGAGACCCGGCCGCTGTCCGCGACGAAGCGCTGGCGCGTCGTCGAGATCCTCGAAAAGGCCAAGTAA
- the rpmC gene encoding 50S ribosomal protein L29 — translation MSAGTKASELRELGNEELLGKLREAKEELFNLRFQAATGQLENHGRLKAVRKDIARIYTLMRERELGIETVENA, via the coding sequence ATGTCGGCCGGTACCAAGGCGTCCGAGCTGCGCGAGCTGGGCAACGAGGAGCTTCTGGGCAAGCTCCGCGAGGCCAAGGAAGAGCTGTTCAACCTCCGCTTCCAGGCGGCCACGGGTCAGCTCGAAAACCACGGCCGTCTGAAGGCGGTCCGCAAGGACATCGCGCGGATCTACACCCTGATGCGCGAGCGTGAGCTGGGCATCGAAACGGTGGAGAACGCCTGA
- the rplP gene encoding 50S ribosomal protein L16 — translation MLIPRRVKHRKQHHPKRDGAAKGGTTVAFGEYGIQALTPAYVTNRQIEAARIAMTRHIKRGGKVWINIYPDRPLTKKPAETRMGSGKGSPEWWIANVKPGRVMFELSYPNEKIAREALTRAAHKLPMKCRIVKREAGEA, via the coding sequence ATGCTGATCCCCCGTAGGGTCAAGCACCGCAAGCAGCACCACCCCAAGCGCGACGGCGCTGCCAAGGGTGGCACGACGGTTGCGTTCGGCGAGTACGGCATCCAGGCGCTCACCCCGGCGTACGTGACGAACCGTCAGATCGAGGCCGCTCGTATCGCCATGACGCGTCACATCAAGCGTGGTGGCAAGGTCTGGATCAACATCTACCCGGACCGTCCCCTCACCAAGAAGCCTGCCGAGACCCGCATGGGTTCCGGTAAGGGTTCTCCGGAGTGGTGGATCGCCAACGTCAAGCCCGGACGCGTGATGTTCGAGCTGTCGTACCCCAACGAGAAGATCGCCCGTGAGGCGCTGACCCGTGCGGCCCACAAGCTGCCGATGAAGTGCCGGATCGTCAAGCGCGAGGCAGGTGAAGCGTGA
- the rpsC gene encoding 30S ribosomal protein S3, whose translation MGQKVNPHGFRLGVTTDFKSRWYADKLYKDYVKEDVAIRRMMTSGMERAGISKVEIERTRDRVRVDIHTARPGIVIGRRGAEADRIRGDLEKLTGKQVQLNILEVKNPETDAQLVAQAVAEQLSSRVSFRRAMRKSMQSAMKAGAKGIKIQCGGRLGGAEMSRSEFYREGRVPLHTLRANVDYGFFEAKTTFGRIGVKVWIYKGDVKNIAEVRAENAAARAGNRPARGGADRPARGGRGGERRGRKPQQAAGAEAPKAEAPAAPAESTGTEA comes from the coding sequence ATGGGCCAGAAGGTTAACCCGCATGGGTTCCGGCTCGGTGTCACCACGGACTTCAAGTCCCGGTGGTACGCCGACAAGCTGTACAAGGACTACGTCAAGGAAGACGTCGCCATCCGTCGGATGATGACGTCCGGCATGGAGCGCGCCGGTATCTCGAAGGTGGAGATCGAGCGCACCCGTGACCGCGTGCGTGTGGACATCCACACCGCCCGTCCCGGCATCGTCATCGGCCGCCGTGGCGCCGAGGCCGACCGCATCCGCGGCGACCTTGAGAAGCTCACGGGCAAGCAGGTCCAGCTGAACATTCTTGAGGTCAAGAACCCCGAGACCGACGCTCAGCTGGTTGCTCAGGCCGTTGCCGAGCAGCTCTCCTCCCGCGTCTCCTTCCGCCGTGCCATGCGCAAGAGCATGCAGTCGGCGATGAAGGCCGGCGCCAAGGGCATCAAGATCCAGTGCGGTGGCCGCCTCGGCGGCGCCGAGATGTCCCGCTCGGAGTTCTACCGCGAGGGCCGTGTGCCCCTGCACACGCTCCGTGCGAACGTGGACTACGGCTTCTTCGAGGCCAAGACGACCTTCGGCCGCATCGGTGTGAAGGTCTGGATCTACAAGGGCGACGTCAAGAACATCGCCGAGGTCCGCGCCGAGAACGCTGCCGCCCGTGCGGGTAACCGCCCGGCGCGTGGCGGTGCCGACCGCCCGGCCCGTGGTGGCCGTGGTGGCGAGCGGCGCGGTCGCAAGCCGCAGCAGGCTGCCGGCGCCGAGGCCCCCAAGGCCGAGGCTCCCGCCGCTCCGGCTGAGAGCACCGGAACGGAGGCCTGA
- the rplV gene encoding 50S ribosomal protein L22, translated as MEARAQARYIRVTPMKARRVVDLIRGMDATEAQAVLRFAPQAASVPVGKVLDSAIANAAHNYDHTDADSLYISEAYVDEGPTLKRFRPRAQGRAYRIRKRTSHITVVVSSKEGTR; from the coding sequence ATGGAAGCCAGGGCCCAGGCGCGGTACATCCGCGTCACGCCCATGAAGGCCCGCCGCGTGGTGGACCTCATCCGTGGCATGGACGCCACGGAGGCCCAGGCTGTTCTGCGATTCGCTCCGCAGGCAGCCTCCGTGCCGGTCGGCAAGGTGCTCGACAGCGCCATCGCCAACGCCGCGCACAACTACGACCACACCGACGCCGACAGCCTCTACATCTCCGAGGCGTACGTCGACGAGGGTCCGACCCTGAAGCGGTTCCGTCCGCGTGCCCAGGGCCGTGCCTACCGGATCCGCAAGCGGACCAGCCACATCACCGTGGTCGTCAGCAGCAAGGAAGGAACCCGGTAA